GTATCCAGGCTCTAGTCCCAATTTGATATTGGCGATACCCGCTCCATCTTGTCCACGGTTCTGCATCTTCTTCATGAGCAACAACAGCTTGTTGGCTCCATAAAGAGGCGTACCATATTTGTCAATGTAAAATTGGAGAGGTTTTCTTAGTCGAATGTGGGCTATACCACATTCATGCTTGATAGGGTCACTCATTGCTCAGTTTCAAAATACAAAGTTACATGGATTCCATGTGATAATTCAACTTATTGAACACCTAAATAGAGGGAGTGTATAGATTAAACTTCCTCCAAATAGCTTACGCTAGAATAGCATTTCTAACAAAAGGTCTGCCATAAAGAAGGTTGCCAAAACCAACAAAGCAGTACATGCCAAAAAGACTACACTCACTGCACCAACACGATAGCGCTGCGTAGAGTTCGTTGTTTTGAGAAATAGGTAGTATGGTATTTTGAGGTAATAGAACAAAGAGATAGCGGAATTGAGAATTCCTAGTGCAAAGAACCACAGCAGGTAGCTATCCGCTGACTGCAGGTACACATCCCACAGCGAAGAAAAGACCAACAGCTTGGCCGAAAAACCACCTGTAGGTGGCAATCCTACAAGCGACACCAGCAGGACGGTCATACACACACCGGCAGCTGGGAGCTGCCGCCCCAGACCCGCAAGATCTGAGATATTTTCCAATTCATTTTTTTCCATCCAATCGATGAAATAGAACACCCCTACATTCATGACGCCATAGACGACTGCATAAAACAGCATCGCTTCGTACCCAAACGCTGTCCCAACGATCACACCGATCAGCAATGTCCCCGCATGCGCAATCGAAGAATAAGCCATCATACGCTTGGCATTGTTTTGCCGCAGTGCAGAGAGATTGCCCACGAACATCGACCCTATCGCCAAGATGCTAAGTGCATATTGCCAATTGAATAGCTCGACATCAGTTGTATCCAACAGCTGAGTAAACTGATAGAAAAACACCAAGATGGCGACTTTGGGCAAGACAGAGATCAAAGCAATGGCAGCCGTAGGCCCAGCCTCGTAGGCATCTGGAGACCAAATATGAAACGGCACCAAGGCCAGCTTGAAAAAGATCCCGACGAAGAACAGCATCAGCGCGAGATTGAGCCAGGTAGGGTCACTGCTCTGAGCCACCATTTGCGGGATCACCGCGAGATCCAAACTCCCAGACAGGCCATATATCAACGACAGACCATAGAGCATCAAACCAGAGGACATGGCGCCAAATAGCAGGTACTTGATTCCTGCTTCGAACCCTTTTCTCTGAAAAGAGAAGGCAATCAATACATAAGAAGTAATCGACACGAGCTCCAACGCCACATAAAACAAGAGTAAATTCTGCGCTTGAATCAAAAAGAATGTCCCCAACAACACCATCAGGATCAAGTACTGATATTCACCCGTCCTACGCTGTACTCGACTGTTGGGGTACAGCAAAACGGCAGCTGTCATCAGGACAAAGAAATATTTTAAAGTAGGTGTAACGGCCGTCTGCGCCAAGACACCATTGAGGTACGCCCCTTCGATAGGTGCCGCATCAATCGCCAACGAAGTGGCTGCTAAAACAACCAACGTCGCGAGCGTCCTTACCGTCGCAGCAGCTGTCCCTTTGTACAGCAGGTCAAGTACCACTAGAAACAAGCTCCCTGCTATCAGGGTCATCTCTGGCAACAAATACCCAAACTCCCCAATCAGTGTGGTGATGTACGCTATGAATTCTGACTGCTTCAATTCCCTGCTTGGATTAGTATGGTATTGGCTTCACTCTGCGATTGGATATAATCCACAAAGCCAATGATCGTTTCGTTAGAATAATCGAGTAGGATGTTGGGAAAAATACCGAAGAGCACCGCCAACACCACAAGTGGCAAAATCATCAGCCACTCTCTGCGGTTAAGATCGGGCAATTGCCACGACTCGTCTTTGACCCAAAACTTGCCAAAGAACATCCGCTGTAGCGTCCACAAAAAGTACGCAGCACCCAGCACCAATCCTACCAGTCCCACTATCGGCATCCATGTACTGAGTATGCTACCATTGACCGCTCCGTCGAACGCACCAATCAACACCAAAAACTCCGCAATGAATCCAGAGAATCCAGGCAAGCCCAGCGCAGCAAAGAACCCAACCAATACGGCAGCAGAATAATACGGCATCTTGGTCGCCAATCCACTGAAGTTGGCTATCTCACGGTTGCCGGTACGATCGTAAAGTACACCTACCAAAATGAAGAGCAACGCGGAGATCACCCCGTGACTAAACATCTGAAACATCGCTCCAGACTCTCCTTCGATCGTCAAAGAAGCCAAGCCCAACAGCACAAAGCCCATATGCGAAACAGAAGAGTATGCGATCAATTTCTTAAGATCAGACTGTGCCATCGCCACCAATGCAGCATAGATGATGGCAATCACTCCTGCAAGTGCAATGTACCACCCATACGCCACCGCTGACTCTGGGAAGATCGAATAAGCAATGCGGTAAAAACCATAGCCCCCGATCTTCAACAAGACTCCTGCGAGTACTACTGATATAGGTGTCGGCGCTTCCACGTGTGCATCAGGCAACCACGTATGTACAGGTACAGCTGGCAATTTGATGGCAAAGCCAATCATCAGAAACAAGAAAGCCCATACTCTGACACTGACTCCCATCCACTGTGTACTGAACCCCAACATAGCCTCGCCAAGATAATTGGACGGGTCCATCATCTTCATGATATCAAAGGTATGTACCGAACTACCTGGTGCCTCGACCACTGACAGGTTGAGCCCGATCATCACCATGAGGATGAACAACGATCCCACCAAGGTGTAAATGAAGAATTTCATCGATGCATATTCTCTACGCTTGCCACCCCAGATGCCTATCAAGAAATACATCGGCAGTAGCATAAACTCGAAAAAGAGATAGAACAAGAACATGTCTATGGACAC
The DNA window shown above is from Reichenbachiella sp. 5M10 and carries:
- a CDS encoding NADH-quinone oxidoreductase subunit N, whose product is MKQSEFIAYITTLIGEFGYLLPEMTLIAGSLFLVVLDLLYKGTAAATVRTLATLVVLAATSLAIDAAPIEGAYLNGVLAQTAVTPTLKYFFVLMTAAVLLYPNSRVQRRTGEYQYLILMVLLGTFFLIQAQNLLLFYVALELVSITSYVLIAFSFQRKGFEAGIKYLLFGAMSSGLMLYGLSLIYGLSGSLDLAVIPQMVAQSSDPTWLNLALMLFFVGIFFKLALVPFHIWSPDAYEAGPTAAIALISVLPKVAILVFFYQFTQLLDTTDVELFNWQYALSILAIGSMFVGNLSALRQNNAKRMMAYSSIAHAGTLLIGVIVGTAFGYEAMLFYAVVYGVMNVGVFYFIDWMEKNELENISDLAGLGRQLPAAGVCMTVLLVSLVGLPPTGGFSAKLLVFSSLWDVYLQSADSYLLWFFALGILNSAISLFYYLKIPYYLFLKTTNSTQRYRVGAVSVVFLACTALLVLATFFMADLLLEMLF
- a CDS encoding NuoM family protein is translated as MLLDHLLSWLIFVPLIAGGIMLFVPSDKEQAFKVIALVAMLVEFVLTMVLMCSFDRSLAGYGASSLQFAQKLEWINLNIGSFGSILIQYYVAVDGVSILMVLLTAIVMLVGVISSWNIKKSVKGYFVLYMVLTTSVFGCFVSIDMFLFYLFFEFMLLPMYFLIGIWGGKRREYASMKFFIYTLVGSLFILMVMIGLNLSVVEAPGSSVHTFDIMKMMDPSNYLGEAMLGFSTQWMGVSVRVWAFLFLMIGFAIKLPAVPVHTWLPDAHVEAPTPISVVLAGVLLKIGGYGFYRIAYSIFPESAVAYGWYIALAGVIAIIYAALVAMAQSDLKKLIAYSSVSHMGFVLLGLASLTIEGESGAMFQMFSHGVISALLFILVGVLYDRTGNREIANFSGLATKMPYYSAAVLVGFFAALGLPGFSGFIAEFLVLIGAFDGAVNGSILSTWMPIVGLVGLVLGAAYFLWTLQRMFFGKFWVKDESWQLPDLNRREWLMILPLVVLAVLFGIFPNILLDYSNETIIGFVDYIQSQSEANTILIQAGN